From Pongo pygmaeus isolate AG05252 chromosome 1, NHGRI_mPonPyg2-v2.0_pri, whole genome shotgun sequence, one genomic window encodes:
- the KCNA10 gene encoding potassium voltage-gated channel subfamily A member 10, which produces MDVCGWKEMEVALVNFDNSDEIQEEPGYATDFDSTSPKGQPGGSSFSSWKILISDSTNHETAFSKLPGDYADPPGPEPLVLNEGNQRVIINIAGLRFETQLRTLSQFPETLLGDREKRMQFFDSMRNEYFFDRNRPSFDGILYYYQSGGKIRRPANVPIDIFADEISFYELGSEAMDQFREDEGFIKDPETLLPTNDIHRQFWLLFEYPESSSAARGVAVVSVLVVVISITIFCLETLPEFREDRELKVVRDPNLNMSKTVLSQTMFADPFFMVESTCIVWFTFELVLRFVVCPSKTDFFRNIMNIIDIISIIPYFATLITELVQETEPSAQQNMSLAILRIIRLVRVFRIFKLSRHSKGLQILGQTLKTSMRELGLLIFFLFIGVILFSSAVYFAEVDEPESHFSSIPDGFWWAVVTMTTVGYGDMCPTTPGGKIVGTLCAIAGVLTIALPVPVIVSNFNYFYHRETENEEKQNIPGEIERILNSVGSRMGSTDSLNKTSGGCSTEKSRK; this is translated from the coding sequence ATGGATGTGTGtggctggaaagaaatggaggttGCACTGGTCAATTTTGATAATTCAGATGAAATCCAAGAAGAGCCAGGCTATGCCACAGACTTCGACTCAACCAGCCCAAAAGGCCAGCCTGGGGGCAGCTCCTTCTCCAGCTGGAAGATCCTCATCAGCGACAGCACCAACCATGAGACGGCCTTCTCCAAGCTTCCGGGAGACTATGCTGACCCCCCAGGGCCTGAGCCACTGGTCCTGAATGAAGGAAACCAGCGGGTGATCATCAACATTGCTGGGCTGAGATTTGAGACCCAGCTCAGAACCCTCAGTCAGTTCCCAGAGACTCTCCTGGGAGACCGGGAGAAAAGGATGCAGTTCTTTGACTCCATGAGAAATGAGTATTTCTTTGATCGGAACCGGCCCAGTTTTGATGGAATCCTATATTATTACCAATCTGGTGGGAAAATTCGGCGCCCAGCCAATGTTCCTATTGATATCTTTGCTGATGAAATCTCCTTCTATGAGCTGGGTAGTGAGGCCATGGACCAGTTCCGGGAGGATGAAGGCTTCATCAAAGACCCTGAAACACTGCTACCCACCAATGACATCCACCGTCAGTTCTGGCTCCTCTTTGAGTACCCTGAGAGTTCCAGCGCTGCCCGTGGTGTGGCCGTGGTCTCGGTGTTGGTTGTGGTCATCTCCATCACCATCTTCTGCCTGGAGACACTGCCAGAGTTCCGGGAGGATAGGGAGCTGAAGGTGGTCAGAGACCCCAATCTCAACATGAGCAAGACAGTCCTCTCCCAGACCATGTTCGCTGACCCTTTCTTCATGGTGGAGTCTACCTGCATCGTGTGGTTCACCTTTGAGCTGGTGCTCCGGTTCGTGGTCTGCCCCAGCAAGACTGACTTCTTCAGGAACATCATGAACATCATTGACATCATCTCCATTATCCCCTACTTTGCAACTCTCATCACAGAGCTAGTCCAGGAGACAGAGCCGAGTGCCCAACAGAACATGTCCCTGGCCATCCTGAGGATCATCCGCCTGGTGAGGGTCTTCCGCATCTTCAAGCTGTCGCGCCACTCCAAGGGGCTGCAGATCCTCGGGCAAACGCTGAAGACGTCCATGCGGGAGTTGGGGTTGCTcatcttctttctcttcattgGAGTCATCCTCTTCTCCAGTGCAGTCTACTTTGCTGAGGTGGATGAGCCAGAGTCCCATTTCTCTAGCATTCCTGATGGCTTCTGGTGGGCAGTGGTCACCATGACAACTGTAGGCTATGGGGACATGTGTCCGACCACCCCAGGGGGGAAGATTGTGGGCACTCTGTGTGCCATTGCAGGGGTCCTCACCATTGCTCTCCCTGTGCCTGTCATTGTCTCCAACTTCAATTACTTCTACCACCGGGAGACTGAGAATGAGGAAAAGCAGAACATCCCAGGAGAAATTGAAAGAATCCTCAACAGTGTAGGCTCAAGAATGGGCAGCACAGACTCTCTTAATAAGACCAGTGGTGGCTGTTCCACAGAGAAGTCTAGGAAGTGA